From Vicia villosa cultivar HV-30 ecotype Madison, WI unplaced genomic scaffold, Vvil1.0 ctg.002256F_1_1, whole genome shotgun sequence, the proteins below share one genomic window:
- the LOC131638291 gene encoding MATH domain and coiled-coil domain-containing protein At3g58210-like, translating into MGTCSEYFEKFTWRIEDFSTKNGMKLKSKYFKIRGYTWRILVHPLRKDVDHFTFYLMVADSLPPYGWNRDTFFKLVLVNQLDQNKSIVKETQQKFNGGYRCWGSFFLSLKDFNDHKQGYLVRDTCIIEAHICVSNFTPKIHDISSMNPNSTDQSSDVRETVCPRTSGSTSSPRASGSTISPRTSSSDLTLRELLDLENLKPEEKCFIPLLDEICTWRPSLIESLMKKTPLFRQWAFTSLGQVLYFLKTKKVKDMNEHDIEKIRSLWEELEKSSELDLSWLEPYVQSALGVKPYMERAKKLKKLKDKVVALDIKMKKLRDELSASQAQYEVARKGLSEVRNGFQEMNINGPIGYTML; encoded by the exons CTTCAAAATCCGTGGTTATACATG GAGGATCCTTGTTCATCCATTAAGGAAAGATGTTGAccattttacattttatttaatggTTGCTGATTCTTTACCACCATATGGATGGAATAGAGACACTTTTTTCAAGTTGGTTTTAGTTAATCAGCTTGATCAGAACAAGTCAATTGTAAAAG agaCTCAACAAAAGTTCAATGGAGGATATAGATGTTGGGGCTCATTTTTCCTAAGTCTCAAAGACTTCAATGATCATAAACAAGGATATCTTGTTAGGGACACATGCATAATTGAAGCTCATATTTGTGTTTCCAATTTTACACCCAAAATTCATGACATCAGTTCTATGAACCCAAATTCTACGGATCAATCCTCCGATGTAAGGGAAACGGTTTGTCCAAGAACATCGGGTTCTACTTCTAGTCCAAGAGCATCAGGTTCTACTATTAGTCCAAGAACATCAAGTTCGGATTTAACACTACGAGAACTTCTAGATTTGGAAAATTTAAAGCCCGAAGAAAAATGTTTTATTCCACTTTTAGATGAAATTTGCACGTGGCGTCCGTCTTTGATAGAGAGTCTGATGAAAAAAACTCCCTTGTTTCGCCAATGGGCATTTACATCGTTAGGTCaagttttatattttcttaaGACGAAGAAAGTGAAGGATATGAATGAACACGATATTGAAAAAATTAGAAGTTTGTGGGAGGAACTTGAGAAATCGTCCGAATTGGACTTGAGTTGGTTAGAGCCTTATGTTCAATCTGCTTTAGGTGTGAAACCTTATATGGAAAGAGCAAAGAAATTAAAGAAACTAAAGGATAAAGTTGTTGCATTGGATATTAAAATGAAGAAGCTTAGGGATGAATTGAGTGCTTCACAAGCACAGTATGAGGTTGCAAGGAAAGGCTTATCAGAAGTAAGAAATGGTTTCCAAGAAATGAATATTAATGGTCCAATAGGTTATACTATGTTATAG